TTTGCTGCAACACCGGGCTTATCAGGGACACCGGTGATGGTTATCTTTGCAGTGTTTTTATCGTATGTAACACCTGATACAATAACTTTCTCCATATCCTCATCCTCCCTGGTTACCAGTGTTCCGGGGCTATCGTTGAAACTTGACCTCACTACAACAGGAACATTGTATTTCATTGCGAATTCAACAGACCTTGTCTGAAGAACCTTTGCCCCGAGACTCGCCATTTCAAGCATCTCTTCGTGAGATATCTTGTCGAGTTTTCTTGCATTTGGCACTATATCAGGGTCAGTAGTATAAACACCATCCACATCAGTATATATCTCACATAAATCTGCATTAAGTGCTGCTGCAAGTGCAACTGCAGTAGTATCTGACCCTCCTCTTCCAAGTGTAGTAACATCTGATTTTTCATCTATGCCCTGAAAACCTGCAACCACAGGGATATTTCCTTCTCTGATTGCCTCTGCAAGCCTCTCAGCTGAAATCTTTTCAATCCTGGCCTTTGTGTGGGCACTGTCTGTTATGATGCCAACCTGCCTTCCTGTAAAGGATTGCGTCTGATAACCGAGTTTCTGTATAGCCATTGCAGTGAGTGCACTGCTCACCCTTTCACCACTGGAAAGTAGCAGATCCATCTCCCTCTCATCAGGGTTACTTGTAATCTGTGCAGCAAGCCCTATGAGCTTATCAGTTTCTCCACTCATCGCAGAAACAACAACCACAACATCATTGCCTTTTGCTCTTGCCTCTGCCACCCTCTTGGCAACATTCTTTATCCGCTCAATGTTTGCGACTGATGTCCCACCATATTTCTGAATAATAAGCATTAACCTAAAACCTCCTCTACTGTCTTAAGAATATTCTCTGCTTTCTCTATGCAAGACTTTGAATCGTCCTCGTCATATGCCATATCTGGCGTTATATCTGGCAAGCCATTGGGATAACGAGTTGGAATATAAAATCTATCTAAAAGCTTAGCATCTTTTATAAGCTTATTTAGTTTACCATAAAACTCTAAGTTCACATGTTGCAAATGATCAATTAGTTTCTGAACAGAATGCCCCCACGGGTCTTCGCTATTCAAATACCACAACGCCTTTACAGCCTTTTCTGCCGCTTGGTGTGAATGAAAACACGAATGAGCATGCTTACCATAATTGCTTAAAAGTCTTGAGGCATCTAAATCACTTTTAGCAGTCTCAAACCACTTCAATGCTGTTCTTCTGTCCTTCTCTATGCTCATATAAAACCTTACCTTCTCTTAGTGCCCATAAAATAAATCTGTTTCCATCCTTTTTCATTTTCTCAAACTCTTCAGGTGTATAAACCAATACATCTATATCAAATGGCTTTAATGATTCTTTATCCCTTAGAGTGTCAAGATACCTACCAATTCTGTCAATAAACCTTTTTCTGGTTTCTTCAACAAATATAACATCTAAATCACTTCGCTTAGAATAATCACCTCTTGCAAAGGAGCCAAAAATAAGGGCAAACCTTGCGCCTTGAGTTTTAGCTACTTCAATTACTGCTGAGTAAATTTTATCGATATCAATAGTATTTTTACCTATCATACTCATCGTCAGGTGCAATAGAATGAATCTTTTTCAAAAGCCATCATTTTCCTTTGATAAAATAATCCATCAGCCTGTATCCTTCTTCGAATCTCAGTATACTATCTATCTCATTAATCGCTTCATCATATTTTATCCCCGACCCTCGACCTTCGACCCTCGACCTTCGACCCTCGACCTTCGACCCTCGACTATCGTATATCACAAACGGAACAGGTTCTCTTGTATGCGTCCTTACACCTATCGGTGTAGGATGGTCTGTGAGAAGAAGTATTCTGTATTCAGGAAACTGCTCCATATCCTCCGTCACCTTTCTAACAACCCTGTGGTCGAAATCTTCTATTGCTCTTATCTTAGCATCAATATCTCCATTATGTCCTGCCTCGTCAGGCGACTCTACATGCAGATATACAAAGTCAAGGTTATTCAATGCCTCTACAGCATAATCCGCCTTACCCTCATAGTTTGTATCGAGGTAGCCAGTGGCTCCTGGGACATCTATAATCTTAAAACCTGCATATATACCTATCCCTTTTGTAAGGTCAACAGCAGAGATGATACCACCTTTTAGACCATACTTTTTAATAAATGCCGGCAGTTGTGGCACTCTACCCTGTCCCCATAACCACACGCCGTTTGCCTCTCGACGCTTGTTCTCCCTTCTTTCTATATTTACTGGATGCATCTTAAGCACTACTGAGCTATCAGCCATAATTCTTCTGAGGACATCAGATCCATCTCCGACAGGTAGATAATCCACCACAGGCTTACCCGTAATGTCATGTGGAGGAACACATTCAACATCTTCCTTACCATTCTTCCACACCATTATGTGCCTGTATCCGATACCAGCATAAAACCTTAAATTATCGTTACCGAGTTGCTTATCTATATCCTCTATTAATAATCTTGCCTCTTCTGATGATATATGTCCTGCACTATAATCTTCCATGATAGCGCCATTATCCTTTATCGTCAGTGTTACAAGATTGCATCTATATGCAACATCCTGAGAGGATAAATCCACCCTGAGACTTGCAGCCTCGAGTGGTGCCCTACCGGTGTAATAGATAAGTGGATTGTAACCGAGAATAGATAGATTTGCGACATCGCTGCCTGGGTGAAGTTCCTCTGGTATGGTTCTCACCATACCTACCTGTCCTGAGGAGGCAAGTTTATCCATATTCGGCGTATCTGCTGCCTGAAGACATGTCTTACCACCTAATTCTTCCAATGGTCTATCAGCCATTCCATCACCGACTAAGACGATATATTTCATATCTCACCTTAATACCCCAATATCCTCTCAACCGCTTCCATCTCTGCATCAACCTTTACAGGCTGTTCCGATACCCTGAGTGCTATATCAGGGTCTTTTAAGCCGCTTCCTGTCAGGGTACAAACAACTGTAGAGTCTTCTTTAAAGTAACCTTCCGTGTTTAATTTTATCACACCTGCAACCGACGCAGCAGATGCAGGCTCACAGAATATCCCTTCAAGCGATGCAATCATCCTGTATGCCTGAATTATCTCTTCATCTGTAACAGATTCTATCCTCCCACCCGATTCATCCCTTGCATCTATAGCCCCTTTCCAGCTTGCTGGATTCCCAATTCTTATAGCTGATGCAATGGTCTCAGGGTGTTCTACAGGATGACCGAGAACAATCGGAGCAGCACCAGCTGCCTGAAATCCAATCATAACAGGAAGGCTTTTTATCCTGCCTGCACTGTAATATTCCTTGTATCCCTTCCAGTATGCGGTTATATTACCTGCATTACCTACTGGTAATGAGTGATAATCAGGGGCAGAACCAAGCTGGTCGCATACCTCAAACGCCCCTGTTTTTTGCCCTTCAAGTCTGAATGGGTTTATTGAGTTCACCAGTGTTATTGAATATTTTTCTGCTATTCTTTTCACGATGGAAAGGGCTGCATCAAAGTTTCCCTTAATCTGTATTACCTTTGCACTGTGAACTATTGCCTGTGCCAGTTTGCCCATTGCAATTTTGCCTTCTGGTATCAGTACAATGGCGTCTATACCTGCCTTTGATGCAAAGGCAGATGCAGAAGCAGAGGTGTTGCCTGTTGAAGCACATATCACTGCCTTTGAACCATTCTCTACTGCTTTTGATATAGCAAGCGTCATCCCCCTATCTTTGAATGAGCCAGTTGGATTCGTGCCTTCAAACTTAAAATATATATTAATACGTGGGTTGATTACATCCCTGAGCCTGTATGTCTTAATAAATGGTGTATTACCTTCCTTTAGTGTAATTATTGGCGTTTTATCTGTAACAGGTAAGAATTCTTTGTAATGAGATATTATTCCATTCCACATATATCACTCAAGTATGTCCCCTTCTACCATCTCCACGATAACACCCTGCTCTCTCAGATGTTTTATACCAGCATCGAGATTCTCTCCGCTACCATCAAGTTCAAGGACAACCTCACCGACTGTCTCAGTGATCTTTGCCCTTCTAATATTTGGCATTACATCAAACTTTTTAGCCATCGTATAGATGACAGGTTCTTTTATCAGATGCTGAGGAAAAGTCAACTTCACCCTTTTTTTCATAAAACCTCCCCTCCAGCAATGGCTGGAATAATCGAGACCTCATCTCCATCTTTTACAACAGTATCTTCATTATTGAGAAAGCGTATATCCTCTTCATTTACATATATATTCACAAACCTTCTTATCTTACCATTTTCAGCAATTCGTTCACCGATACCAGGAAAACGCCTATCGAGGTCTTCTATTACCTTTATTACTGTCCCCGGTATTCCTTCTACCTCTTCCTTTCCACCTGTAAGCCTCTGTAATGGTGTCGGTATTCTTATTTTAACGCCCATTTTCTCTACCTCCCTTTTATCTCAGATAGTTTCTCCTCAAAAGAACTGAGTGATGGTTTTATATAATATGGTTTAGCGAGGCTTTCTGCCACTGCCTCCTGGGTCTTCAATCCATTACCAGTAATACACATAACTATCGATTCATTCCTCGGTATTTTTCCACTCTCAATAAGTTTCTTTGTAGCGGCAAGGGTTACACCTCCTGCAGTTTCGGTAAATATCCCCTCTGTCCTTGCAAGAAGTTTTATGGAGTCTATAATCTCTTGGTCAGTTACATCCTCGCCATAACCGCCACTCTCCTTTGTGGTCTGCACCGCATAAAAACCATCTGCCGGGTTTCCTATGGCAAGTGATTTTGCAATCGTATCTGGCTTCACAGGTTTTATTATATCACTTTTTTCTTTTATAGCAGTAACTATTGGAGCGCAGCCTGAAGCCTGTGCCGCATATATCCTGGTGTCTTTATCTTTGATAAACCCAAGGGCGTTAAATTCCTTAATTCCCTTCCATATCTTTGTTATCAGGGAACCACCCGCACATGGAACCACTATATGCGACGGCACTTTCCAGTCAAGCTGCTCAAGTATTTCGTATACCATTGTCTTTGAACCTTCTGCGTAAAAAGGTCTTATATTTATGTTAACAAATGCCCAGTTATATTTATTTGCTATTTCAGTACAGAGTCTGTTGACCTCGTCATAATTACCGTCAACTGCAATAAGGTTTGGCTCATATATAAGGGAACCTATGATTTTGGTCATCTCGAGATTTGCAGGTATAAAAATAAAACTTTTAAAACCAGCCATCGATGCCTGCGCAGATACTGAATTTGCAAGGTTTCCAGTAGATGCACATGCTACCGTATCGAACCCGAACTCCCTTGCCTTACTCAATGCCACCGCTACTACCCTGTCTTTAAATGAAAGCGTAGGATGGTTCACAGAGTCATCTTTGATGTAGAGTTCACCAACACCAATTTCTTTAGCCAGTCTATCAGCTTTTATCATCGGTGTAAAACCAGAATCGAGCCCGCTTGTAGGCTCATCGTCTATCGGTAAAAGTTCTACATACCTCCACATATTGGCTGGCCTTGAGGCGATCAGTTTCTTCTTTAGTCTCTTTTTTATCGAGTTATAGTCGTAGACCACTTCAAGTGGACCAAAACAGAATTCACAGACATATATAGGTTCTTTAGGGTATTCTCTTCCACATTCCCTGCACTTAAGTCCTGTCACGAACCCCATAACCAGCAATCCTCCTTTAGCCCATGAGATTAATAATATCTCACGGGCTTTACACTATCACGATCTCCTTCTCTAATACTGAACCATCAATTATGTTGTATGACTTTATCTCAGGAGACCCCATATTAGATAAAGATATAATTACATACTCTGCCTCAGGATAAAACGTAAGAGGTGCAAGTTCAATATCCCTGAGAGATGGATATGACTCAGATGATGTATGTGAATGGTATATTCCAATAAGAGATTCACCACTTTCCCTAAGTTTTTTATCTACCATAATCCATTCTTTAGAATCCATCAGGTATGTTACAGTACTTGCATCTACATTCCTCATCCTGTAGACCCTCTCTACCCTACCATCTTTACCTCCAAGGATACCACATGCCTCCTTTGGGTATTCTGCCTTTGCGTGTTCGATCATTTCGTTGAGCTGTCCTCTGCTGATTATCATCTGACGCCACAGAACTCCTCGTAATCAATAAGTTCTTTGATCGTTGGGTTCTCTCCACATACAGGACACAACTGATTTTTCGGTATCTTTACCTTCTTGAAGCTCATCTTCAGTGCATTATAGATAAGAAGCTGACCTTTAAGTATCTCTCCTTTATTAATATTAAGGATAAGTTTTAAAGCCTCTGTTGCTTGTATTGCCCCTATTACACCCGGAAGGACACCAAGAACCCCTGCTTCCTGGCAGCTCGGGACCAATCCAGGGGGTGGTGGTGTCTCAAACAGACATCTATAACAGGGACCTTCTCCTGGAATTATTGTAGTCACCTGCCCTTCAAACCTGAGTATAGCACCACTCACAAGTGGTTTTCNNNNNNNNNNNNNNNNNNNNNNNNNNNNNNNNNNNNNNNNNNNNNNNNNNNNNNNNNNNNNNNNNNNNNNNNNNNNNNNNNNNNNNNNNNNNNNNNNNNNCAGCTCGGGACCAATCCAGGGGGTGGTGGTGTCTCAAACAGACATCTATAACAGGGACCTTCTCCT
The window above is part of the Nitrospirota bacterium genome. Proteins encoded here:
- a CDS encoding cofactor-independent phosphoglycerate mutase, with protein sequence MKYIVLVGDGMADRPLEELGGKTCLQAADTPNMDKLASSGQVGMVRTIPEELHPGSDVANLSILGYNPLIYYTGRAPLEAASLRVDLSSQDVAYRCNLVTLTIKDNGAIMEDYSAGHISSEEARLLIEDIDKQLGNDNLRFYAGIGYRHIMVWKNGKEDVECVPPHDITGKPVVDYLPVGDGSDVLRRIMADSSVVLKMHPVNIERRENKRREANGVWLWGQGRVPQLPAFIKKYGLKGGIISAVDLTKGIGIYAGFKIIDVPGATGYLDTNYEGKADYAVEALNNLDFVYLHVESPDEAGHNGDIDAKIRAIEDFDHRVVRKVTEDMEQFPEYRILLLTDHPTPIGVRTHTREPVPFVIYDSRGSKVEGRRSRVEGRGSGIKYDEAINEIDSILRFEEGYRLMDYFIKGK
- the thrC gene encoding threonine synthase, with amino-acid sequence MWNGIISHYKEFLPVTDKTPIITLKEGNTPFIKTYRLRDVINPRINIYFKFEGTNPTGSFKDRGMTLAISKAVENGSKAVICASTGNTSASASAFASKAGIDAIVLIPEGKIAMGKLAQAIVHSAKVIQIKGNFDAALSIVKRIAEKYSITLVNSINPFRLEGQKTGAFEVCDQLGSAPDYHSLPVGNAGNITAYWKGYKEYYSAGRIKSLPVMIGFQAAGAAPIVLGHPVEHPETIASAIRIGNPASWKGAIDARDESGGRIESVTDEEIIQAYRMIASLEGIFCEPASAASVAGVIKLNTEGYFKEDSTVVCTLTGSGLKDPDIALRVSEQPVKVDAEMEAVERILGY
- a CDS encoding threonine synthase encodes the protein MGFVTGLKCRECGREYPKEPIYVCEFCFGPLEVVYDYNSIKKRLKKKLIASRPANMWRYVELLPIDDEPTSGLDSGFTPMIKADRLAKEIGVGELYIKDDSVNHPTLSFKDRVVAVALSKAREFGFDTVACASTGNLANSVSAQASMAGFKSFIFIPANLEMTKIIGSLIYEPNLIAVDGNYDEVNRLCTEIANKYNWAFVNINIRPFYAEGSKTMVYEILEQLDWKVPSHIVVPCAGGSLITKIWKGIKEFNALGFIKDKDTRIYAAQASGCAPIVTAIKEKSDIIKPVKPDTIAKSLAIGNPADGFYAVQTTKESGGYGEDVTDQEIIDSIKLLARTEGIFTETAGGVTLAATKKLIESGKIPRNESIVMCITGNGLKTQEAVAESLAKPYYIKPSLSSFEEKLSEIKGR
- a CDS encoding ThiF family adenylyltransferase: KPLVSGAILRFEGQVTTIIPGEGPCYRCLFETPPPPGLVPSCQEAGVLGVLPGVIGAIQATEALKLILNINKGEILKGQLLIYNALKMSFKKVKIPKNQLCPVCGENPTIKELIDYEEFCGVR
- a CDS encoding nucleotidyltransferase domain-containing protein, whose protein sequence is MIGKNTIDIDKIYSAVIEVAKTQGARFALIFGSFARGDYSKRSDLDVIFVEETRKRFIDRIGRYLDTLRDKESLKPFDIDVLVYTPEEFEKMKKDGNRFILWALREGKVLYEHREGQKNSIEVV
- a CDS encoding NIL domain-containing protein, which gives rise to MKKRVKLTFPQHLIKEPVIYTMAKKFDVMPNIRRAKITETVGEVVLELDGSGENLDAGIKHLREQGVIVEMVEGDILE
- a CDS encoding HEPN domain-containing protein, with translation MSIEKDRRTALKWFETAKSDLDASRLLSNYGKHAHSCFHSHQAAEKAVKALWYLNSEDPWGHSVQKLIDHLQHVNLEFYGKLNKLIKDAKLLDRFYIPTRYPNGLPDITPDMAYDEDDSKSCIEKAENILKTVEEVLG
- a CDS encoding MoaD/ThiS family protein, which translates into the protein MGVKIRIPTPLQRLTGGKEEVEGIPGTVIKVIEDLDRRFPGIGERIAENGKIRRFVNIYVNEEDIRFLNNEDTVVKDGDEVSIIPAIAGGEVL
- a CDS encoding M67 family metallopeptidase; amino-acid sequence: MIISRGQLNEMIEHAKAEYPKEACGILGGKDGRVERVYRMRNVDASTVTYLMDSKEWIMVDKKLRESGESLIGIYHSHTSSESYPSLRDIELAPLTFYPEAEYVIISLSNMGSPEIKSYNIIDGSVLEKEIVIV
- a CDS encoding aspartate kinase — protein: MLIIQKYGGTSVANIERIKNVAKRVAEARAKGNDVVVVVSAMSGETDKLIGLAAQITSNPDEREMDLLLSSGERVSSALTAMAIQKLGYQTQSFTGRQVGIITDSAHTKARIEKISAERLAEAIREGNIPVVAGFQGIDEKSDVTTLGRGGSDTTAVALAAALNADLCEIYTDVDGVYTTDPDIVPNARKLDKISHEEMLEMASLGAKVLQTRSVEFAMKYNVPVVVRSSFNDSPGTLVTREDEDMEKVIVSGVTYDKNTAKITITGVPDKPGVAA